A region from the Pithys albifrons albifrons isolate INPA30051 chromosome Z, PitAlb_v1, whole genome shotgun sequence genome encodes:
- the NARS1 gene encoding asparagine--tRNA ligase, cytoplasmic isoform X2, whose amino-acid sequence MQFLCRAAMADEVLGRTAAMALELYVSEREGNDSTGDGTQKKPFKTVLKALMTAGKEPFPTIYVDSQKENERWAIISKSQMKNVKKLWHREQMKNEAKEKKEAEDLLRREKNLEEAKKIVIKNDPSLPEPKCVKISALEAYRGQRVKIFGWIHRLRRQGKNLMFIVLRDGTGFLQCVLSDELCQCYNGLVLSTESSVAVYGTLNLLPEGKQAPGGHELSCDYWELIGLAPAGGADNLLNEDSEVDVQLNNRHMMIRGENMSKIFKVRSMVVQAFRDHFFANGYYEITPPTLVQTQVEGGSTLFKLDYFGEEAYLTQSSQLYLETCLPALGDVFCVAQSYRAEQSRTRRHLAEYTHIEAECPFISFEDLLDRLENLVCDVVDRILKSPAASLLYDLNPGFQPPKRPFRRMNYAEAIEWLREHDVKKEDGTYYEFGEDIPEAPERLMTDTINEPILLCRFPAEIKSFYMQRCHDDPRLTESVDVLMPNVGEIVGGSMRTWDGAELLEGYKREGIDPTPYYWYTDQRKYGTCPHGGYGLGLERFLTWILNRHHIRDVCLYPRFVQRCKP is encoded by the exons ATGCAGTTCCTGTGTCGGGCGGCCATGGCGGACGAGGTGCTGGGGCGGACGGCGGCGATGGCCCTCG AGCTGTATGTGTCTGAACGAGAGGGCAATGACTCCACCGGTGATGGGACACAAAAGAAACCGTTCAAGACTGTGTTAAAG gCACTGATGACAGCAGGAAAAGAGCCATTTCCTACGATTTATGTGGATTCCCAAAAAGAAAACGAG AGATGGGCCATCATTTCCAAGTCACAGATGAAGAATGTCAAGaagctgtggcacagggagcagatgAAGAATGAAGccaaggagaagaaggag GCAGAAGATCTCTTGAGAAGAGAGAAGAACCTGGAGGAAGCCAAGAAGATTGTTATCAAGAATGATCCCAGCCTTCCAGAGCCCAAATGT GTGAAAATCAGTGCTCTGGAGGCTTACAGAGGGCAAAGAGTGAAGATTTTTGGCTGGATTCACAGGTTACGGAGGCAAG GGAAAAATCTGATGTTCATTGTCCTGAGAGATGGCACAGGGTTTCTTCAGTGCGTTCTTTCTGATGAGCTG tgccagtgctACAATGGGCTGGTGCTGTCCACGGAGAGCAGCGTGGCAGTGTATGGCACACTGAACCTCCTGCCCGAGGGCAAGCAG GCTCCGGGAGGCCACGAGCTGAGCTGTGATTACTGGGAGCTCATCGGTCTGGCCCCGGCAGGAGGGGCTGACAACCTGCTCAACGAGGACTCGGAGGTGGATGTGCAGCTCAACAACAGGCACATGATGATTCGAGGTGAGAACATGTCCAAAATCTTCAAGGTGCGCTCCATGGTCGTGCAGGCCTTCAGGGACCACTTCTTTGCCAATGGGTACTATGAG ATCACACCACCGACCCTGGTCCAGACGCAGGTGGAGGGAGGCTCCACCCTCTTCAAGCTGGATTACTTTGGGGAGGAGGCCTATTTGACCCAGTCCTCCCAGCTGTACCTGGAGACCTGCCTGCCGGCCCTGGGAGACGTGTTCTGTGTGGCTCAGTCGTACCGGGCAGAGCAGTCCAGGACCCGCAGGCACTTGGCAGA GTACACTCACATCGAAGCTGAATGTCCTTTTATAAGTTTCGAGGATTTGCTGGACCGTCTGGAGAACTTGGTGTGTGATGTTGTAGACAGAATCTTGAAATCACCTGCAGCAAGTCTCCTGTACGACCTCAACCCG GGCTTCCAGCCCCCCAAACGTCCCTTCCGGCGCATGAACTACGCTGAGGCCATCGAGTGGCTGAGGGAACACGATGTGAAGAAGGAGGATGGCACTTACTACGAGTTTGGGGAG GATATCCCCGAAGCCCCCGAGAGGCTGATGACAGACACCATTAACGAGCCCATCCTGCTGTGCCGCTTTCCCGCAGAGATCAAGTCCTTCTACATGCAGCGCTGCCACGACGACCCGCGGCTCACCGAGTCT GTGGATGTGCTGATGCCAAACGTGGGGGAGATCGTGGGAGGCTCCATGCGCACCTGGGACGGCGCGGAGCTGCTCGAGGGCTACAAGAGAGAGGGCATTGATCCCACCCCCTACTACTGGTACACGGATCAG agaaaatacGGCACGTGCCCTCACGGGGGATACGGTTTGGGGCTAGAGCGGTTCCTGACCTGGATCCTGAACAGACACCACATCCGAGATGTCTGTCTCTACCCACGCTTCGTCCAGCGCTGCAAACCTTAA
- the NARS1 gene encoding asparagine--tRNA ligase, cytoplasmic isoform X1, whose translation MQFLCRAAMADEVLGRTAAMALEELYVSEREGNDSTGDGTQKKPFKTVLKALMTAGKEPFPTIYVDSQKENERWAIISKSQMKNVKKLWHREQMKNEAKEKKEAEDLLRREKNLEEAKKIVIKNDPSLPEPKCVKISALEAYRGQRVKIFGWIHRLRRQGKNLMFIVLRDGTGFLQCVLSDELCQCYNGLVLSTESSVAVYGTLNLLPEGKQAPGGHELSCDYWELIGLAPAGGADNLLNEDSEVDVQLNNRHMMIRGENMSKIFKVRSMVVQAFRDHFFANGYYEITPPTLVQTQVEGGSTLFKLDYFGEEAYLTQSSQLYLETCLPALGDVFCVAQSYRAEQSRTRRHLAEYTHIEAECPFISFEDLLDRLENLVCDVVDRILKSPAASLLYDLNPGFQPPKRPFRRMNYAEAIEWLREHDVKKEDGTYYEFGEDIPEAPERLMTDTINEPILLCRFPAEIKSFYMQRCHDDPRLTESVDVLMPNVGEIVGGSMRTWDGAELLEGYKREGIDPTPYYWYTDQRKYGTCPHGGYGLGLERFLTWILNRHHIRDVCLYPRFVQRCKP comes from the exons ATGCAGTTCCTGTGTCGGGCGGCCATGGCGGACGAGGTGCTGGGGCGGACGGCGGCGATGGCCCTCG AAGAGCTGTATGTGTCTGAACGAGAGGGCAATGACTCCACCGGTGATGGGACACAAAAGAAACCGTTCAAGACTGTGTTAAAG gCACTGATGACAGCAGGAAAAGAGCCATTTCCTACGATTTATGTGGATTCCCAAAAAGAAAACGAG AGATGGGCCATCATTTCCAAGTCACAGATGAAGAATGTCAAGaagctgtggcacagggagcagatgAAGAATGAAGccaaggagaagaaggag GCAGAAGATCTCTTGAGAAGAGAGAAGAACCTGGAGGAAGCCAAGAAGATTGTTATCAAGAATGATCCCAGCCTTCCAGAGCCCAAATGT GTGAAAATCAGTGCTCTGGAGGCTTACAGAGGGCAAAGAGTGAAGATTTTTGGCTGGATTCACAGGTTACGGAGGCAAG GGAAAAATCTGATGTTCATTGTCCTGAGAGATGGCACAGGGTTTCTTCAGTGCGTTCTTTCTGATGAGCTG tgccagtgctACAATGGGCTGGTGCTGTCCACGGAGAGCAGCGTGGCAGTGTATGGCACACTGAACCTCCTGCCCGAGGGCAAGCAG GCTCCGGGAGGCCACGAGCTGAGCTGTGATTACTGGGAGCTCATCGGTCTGGCCCCGGCAGGAGGGGCTGACAACCTGCTCAACGAGGACTCGGAGGTGGATGTGCAGCTCAACAACAGGCACATGATGATTCGAGGTGAGAACATGTCCAAAATCTTCAAGGTGCGCTCCATGGTCGTGCAGGCCTTCAGGGACCACTTCTTTGCCAATGGGTACTATGAG ATCACACCACCGACCCTGGTCCAGACGCAGGTGGAGGGAGGCTCCACCCTCTTCAAGCTGGATTACTTTGGGGAGGAGGCCTATTTGACCCAGTCCTCCCAGCTGTACCTGGAGACCTGCCTGCCGGCCCTGGGAGACGTGTTCTGTGTGGCTCAGTCGTACCGGGCAGAGCAGTCCAGGACCCGCAGGCACTTGGCAGA GTACACTCACATCGAAGCTGAATGTCCTTTTATAAGTTTCGAGGATTTGCTGGACCGTCTGGAGAACTTGGTGTGTGATGTTGTAGACAGAATCTTGAAATCACCTGCAGCAAGTCTCCTGTACGACCTCAACCCG GGCTTCCAGCCCCCCAAACGTCCCTTCCGGCGCATGAACTACGCTGAGGCCATCGAGTGGCTGAGGGAACACGATGTGAAGAAGGAGGATGGCACTTACTACGAGTTTGGGGAG GATATCCCCGAAGCCCCCGAGAGGCTGATGACAGACACCATTAACGAGCCCATCCTGCTGTGCCGCTTTCCCGCAGAGATCAAGTCCTTCTACATGCAGCGCTGCCACGACGACCCGCGGCTCACCGAGTCT GTGGATGTGCTGATGCCAAACGTGGGGGAGATCGTGGGAGGCTCCATGCGCACCTGGGACGGCGCGGAGCTGCTCGAGGGCTACAAGAGAGAGGGCATTGATCCCACCCCCTACTACTGGTACACGGATCAG agaaaatacGGCACGTGCCCTCACGGGGGATACGGTTTGGGGCTAGAGCGGTTCCTGACCTGGATCCTGAACAGACACCACATCCGAGATGTCTGTCTCTACCCACGCTTCGTCCAGCGCTGCAAACCTTAA